A portion of the Segatella copri DSM 18205 genome contains these proteins:
- a CDS encoding ISAon1 family transposase N-terminal region protein: MAKKTTQFDYEILVRYMLPKGMLDTFEVTNVDEECTGLYDETNTEIRILHIYLDERDLRDDMWHDLKPNGFTEPRVFNDFPVREHKVALHVRRRRWLTEDGKNQLLDTPALIADGTSYSIEFAAFLKEMVGYLPSDGPMRGAILPD, translated from the coding sequence ATGGCAAAGAAGACTACCCAATTTGACTACGAGATACTCGTACGCTACATGCTTCCAAAAGGGATGCTTGACACCTTTGAAGTTACCAATGTCGATGAAGAGTGCACTGGTCTATACGATGAGACGAATACGGAAATCCGCATTCTTCATATCTATCTTGACGAACGTGACCTGCGCGATGATATGTGGCATGATTTGAAGCCGAATGGCTTTACTGAGCCCCGGGTGTTCAATGACTTCCCTGTGCGTGAGCACAAGGTTGCCCTTCATGTGCGCCGTCGCAGATGGCTTACGGAGGATGGGAAGAACCAACTGTTAGATACTCCTGCACTTATTGCAGACGGCACCAGCTACTCAATTGAGTTCGCTGCTTTTTTAAAAGAAATGGTTGGATACCTACCCAGTGACGGCCCAATGCGTGGCGCGATTCTTCCAGACTGA
- a CDS encoding transposase — MARFFQTDGKYLNRVYKEHLSDFEDWDQKDHAAEWVLFAQNMGTHLSIDESMLHNDLFTFLSNKEGHGKRGTLIAAVKGTTIAEVAMRLMAIPEEKRLAVKEVTMDFSDSMMGIIKQVFPNAEIVIDCFHIMQLAGKGLEEMRMKLKRAAVTERNMQESKFKKLVQARRKARAYYAKNHKPKKSKNGKTLGRPRKRKNEKFQPEILANGETKVELLTHVRYPLLKSGNDWTDWQKKGMKILFELDNRIKTGYGLVCALRNIFKKKQSRKKAKKALHAWYKNIGRSHIRELIAVRDTIKEKEEYVLNYFNNRSTNASAESLNSKMKGFRAQVRGVADLTFFMYRMMMIFG; from the coding sequence GTGGCGCGATTCTTCCAGACTGACGGTAAGTACCTGAACCGTGTCTACAAGGAGCACCTGAGTGACTTTGAAGACTGGGACCAGAAGGATCATGCCGCAGAGTGGGTGCTCTTCGCCCAGAATATGGGCACGCACCTAAGCATAGATGAGAGTATGCTGCACAATGACCTCTTTACATTCCTCTCCAACAAGGAAGGCCATGGTAAGCGTGGTACGCTCATCGCAGCTGTCAAGGGGACTACCATTGCAGAAGTGGCAATGCGACTCATGGCTATACCGGAAGAGAAACGTCTTGCAGTGAAGGAAGTCACGATGGATTTCTCCGACAGCATGATGGGCATCATCAAGCAGGTATTCCCCAATGCGGAGATTGTCATAGACTGCTTTCATATCATGCAGCTTGCAGGCAAAGGTCTTGAGGAGATGCGCATGAAACTCAAGCGTGCTGCCGTCACGGAGAGGAATATGCAGGAAAGCAAGTTCAAGAAACTTGTGCAGGCAAGACGCAAGGCGAGGGCATACTATGCGAAGAACCACAAACCAAAGAAGAGCAAGAACGGCAAAACCCTTGGAAGGCCGCGAAAGCGCAAGAATGAGAAGTTTCAGCCAGAGATACTTGCCAATGGTGAGACTAAGGTGGAACTGTTGACTCATGTACGCTACCCTCTGCTCAAGAGCGGCAATGACTGGACGGACTGGCAGAAGAAAGGCATGAAGATTCTCTTCGAACTGGATAACCGAATCAAGACCGGCTATGGTTTGGTCTGCGCATTGAGAAACATCTTCAAGAAGAAGCAGAGCCGCAAGAAGGCCAAGAAGGCATTACATGCGTGGTACAAGAATATAGGCAGAAGCCACATCAGAGAGCTAATCGCAGTACGTGACACTATAAAGGAGAAGGAGGAGTATGTATTGAATTACTTCAACAATCGTTCAACCAATGCTTCTGCAGAATCTCTCAACTCAAAGATGAAGGGATTTCGGGCGCAGGTGAGAGGAGTAGCAGACTTGACTTTCTTCATGTACCGTATGATGATGATCTTCGGTTAA
- a CDS encoding histidine-type phosphatase, with amino-acid sequence MNTKNLLLLASLTLAMPLTAQTPQEDFKRDITLSGSNYVAYRGPQKQLTAAPKGYKPFYLSHYGRHGSRYMIGKQAYDVPYFSLLKAKQEGKLTAKGEETLAKVKMIREEAKGRDGELTPLGALQHQGITRRMMERFPEIFAGNTNIEARSTLVIRCILSMENGLQQMLRINPKLHIFHDASEHDMYYMNQDDRYLDSLKHSVGIKVAQQEFAQKHVSYSRVMQELFNDPAWVKQNINQGDLNRKLYEMASSIQGTELRGKVSLYDLFTEEELYQNWLNANIWWQMAYGNSPYTGNVQPFSQRNLLRNIIQKADSCIALPHPGATLRYGHDTMVTPLTCLLDLNGYGEEIKDPEKIASQWWDYKITPMATNLQFVFYRNKANDVLVKVLLNEDEATLPIKSDVAPYYHWNDFKEYCLKKLAGYKR; translated from the coding sequence ATGAACACAAAAAATCTATTATTGTTGGCATCTCTTACATTGGCGATGCCTCTGACAGCACAGACTCCGCAAGAGGATTTCAAGCGGGATATTACGCTTTCGGGTAGTAACTATGTAGCTTATCGTGGTCCGCAGAAGCAGTTGACTGCGGCTCCTAAGGGTTATAAGCCATTCTATCTGAGCCATTATGGCCGGCATGGTTCCCGCTATATGATAGGCAAACAGGCTTATGATGTGCCTTATTTCTCTCTGCTCAAAGCGAAGCAGGAGGGCAAACTGACAGCTAAGGGCGAGGAAACGCTGGCTAAGGTGAAGATGATTCGTGAGGAGGCGAAGGGGCGCGATGGCGAACTGACTCCGCTCGGAGCTCTCCAGCATCAGGGTATTACCAGAAGAATGATGGAGCGCTTCCCTGAGATTTTTGCCGGTAATACGAATATTGAGGCCCGAAGTACTTTGGTAATCCGATGCATCCTCTCTATGGAGAACGGTTTGCAGCAGATGCTGCGTATCAATCCGAAACTTCATATTTTCCATGATGCCAGCGAGCATGATATGTATTATATGAACCAAGACGACAGATACCTGGATAGCTTGAAGCATAGCGTGGGTATCAAGGTGGCACAGCAGGAATTTGCACAGAAGCACGTTAGCTATAGCCGTGTGATGCAGGAACTGTTCAACGACCCTGCCTGGGTGAAGCAGAATATCAACCAGGGTGACCTGAACAGAAAACTTTATGAGATGGCAAGCTCAATCCAAGGCACGGAACTGAGAGGCAAGGTTTCTCTCTATGACCTCTTTACGGAGGAGGAACTGTATCAGAACTGGCTGAATGCCAACATCTGGTGGCAGATGGCTTACGGCAACTCGCCTTATACGGGCAATGTGCAGCCATTCTCCCAGCGCAATCTCTTGAGGAATATCATCCAGAAGGCGGATAGCTGCATCGCTCTTCCGCATCCGGGCGCTACATTGAGATATGGACACGATACGATGGTTACTCCGCTTACCTGTTTGCTGGATTTGAATGGATATGGCGAAGAGATAAAGGATCCGGAGAAGATTGCTTCTCAATGGTGGGATTATAAAATTACTCCGATGGCTACGAATTTGCAGTTTGTTTTTTATAGAAACAAGGCGAATGATGTGCTGGTGAAGGTGCTTTTGAATGAAGACGAGGCTACTTTGCCTATCAAGAGCGATGTGGCACCTTATTACCATTGGAATGACTTTAAAGAATACTGCCTGAAAAAGCTGGCGGGGTATAAAAGGTAA
- a CDS encoding SGNH/GDSL hydrolase family protein, with protein sequence MKKIWVMMLATLMVSSTMMAGNVKKSTTLPIEGEIVKASHPMIQYVGRVSFAKNPDVASFNYPGTTIEASFQGSSLKMLCCPKTGYFMAQIDGCEPFKVGFNAERDSVVTLAAALPKGVHHAKVMYVIEGLFRKPEFRGFVLDKGCQLVEAPALPERKIEFIGNSITCGYGVESINMSDPFEDETENHWLTYANIVSDSLKAQHTSISRSGIGVYRNYNGPKTGDADNMPWQYEYTLFDQHDEKWDFAKYQPQLVCINLGTNDFSTKNYDIQLYEKNYRMFLKTVRSKYPHAKIVMLTGPMLGEKESSKQRTVLDRICADANKTDKNIYRFDFSFQKGDLGYGASWHPSMLQHRKMAAELLPLLRKLMNWN encoded by the coding sequence ATGAAAAAAATATGGGTTATGATGCTGGCTACATTGATGGTTTCTTCCACGATGATGGCTGGAAATGTGAAGAAATCAACTACTCTTCCTATTGAGGGAGAGATCGTAAAGGCTTCTCATCCGATGATTCAGTATGTTGGGCGTGTGAGCTTTGCTAAGAATCCTGACGTAGCCAGTTTCAATTATCCGGGAACTACGATTGAGGCTAGTTTTCAAGGGTCTTCTCTGAAAATGCTGTGTTGCCCGAAGACTGGATATTTCATGGCGCAGATTGATGGTTGCGAACCTTTCAAAGTGGGCTTTAATGCCGAACGCGATTCGGTTGTTACCCTGGCTGCGGCTTTGCCAAAGGGGGTGCATCATGCTAAGGTGATGTATGTGATAGAAGGCTTGTTCCGCAAACCGGAATTCAGGGGATTCGTTCTTGATAAGGGATGTCAGCTCGTTGAGGCTCCGGCTCTCCCGGAACGGAAGATTGAATTTATCGGAAATTCAATCACCTGCGGTTATGGCGTAGAAAGTATCAACATGTCTGATCCTTTTGAGGATGAAACGGAGAACCATTGGCTTACTTATGCCAATATCGTAAGTGACAGTCTGAAGGCTCAGCATACTTCTATCTCCCGTAGTGGTATCGGTGTATATCGTAATTATAATGGTCCGAAGACGGGTGATGCCGATAACATGCCTTGGCAATATGAATATACCTTATTTGACCAGCATGATGAAAAATGGGATTTTGCCAAGTATCAGCCTCAGTTAGTCTGCATCAATCTGGGTACGAACGATTTTTCTACCAAGAATTATGATATTCAACTCTACGAGAAGAATTATCGCATGTTTCTTAAAACGGTACGTAGCAAGTATCCTCATGCAAAGATTGTGATGTTGACAGGTCCGATGCTCGGCGAGAAGGAGAGTAGCAAGCAGCGAACTGTGCTTGACAGAATCTGTGCAGATGCCAATAAAACCGATAAGAACATTTACCGTTTCGATTTCAGTTTCCAGAAAGGAGATTTAGGTTATGGCGCCAGCTGGCATCCTAGTATGTTGCAGCATCGGAAGATGGCAGCAGAATTGCTTCCGCTCCTGAGAAAACTGATGAATTGGAATTAA
- a CDS encoding transposase, giving the protein MKYIKGEDRRQYVLFPACLDEYIEQDNPVRYIDAFVDSQDLEELGFNHTKREAPGNGGRPSYDPSDILKLLIYGYFNSIRSSRKLAKACVVNIEVMWLLSKVTPDFRTVSDFRKDNLKPIKKVFKSLNKQLDSFGLFSHSYLSIDGSKFKAVNSKDNNFTLNKLDDRIARLEAHERQYLEDLEKNDFDDERKFGRDETELNLEVVQKRQADYKEYRNQLEESGEKQLSLTDPDSKLMKFNDGFNVGYNVQTAVEADSHLIATYNVTTNPTDHGEITETLTEAKNDLEHEIVEVVADKGYQDPKDMANALAAGIIPNVIQRDGDDVAEVEFEYVEATVTDDMLNSKKPENLETCLKAGKIPTAYAGILDSPQIGVRKSYECTASSNIKEMSDEELKQLALQGYFVRDAAKNLVYCPQGSILRQKSLKKDGRIRYCNKLACKKCSHKCTKAAFKEADFNKDTLVMKAQNYKVDSSNHQEDQEPPKTKMKREVKEHKIVTYKLHLDKKKMAQRMCLSEHPFGTMKRTLGAYYFLLKTKVKVEAEMALICLSYNMRRAISMLGVPQLIAKMA; this is encoded by the coding sequence ATGAAGTACATTAAAGGTGAAGATAGAAGACAATACGTATTGTTTCCGGCTTGTCTGGACGAGTACATCGAGCAGGATAATCCCGTTCGCTACATTGATGCGTTTGTAGATAGCCAGGATTTAGAAGAACTCGGCTTCAATCATACTAAACGTGAGGCTCCTGGAAATGGTGGACGACCTTCATATGACCCTTCAGACATATTGAAACTACTCATTTATGGTTATTTCAATTCTATCCGTTCTTCTCGAAAGTTGGCCAAAGCGTGCGTTGTCAATATCGAGGTTATGTGGCTTTTAAGCAAGGTAACCCCTGACTTTCGTACAGTTTCTGATTTCCGAAAGGATAATTTGAAGCCTATCAAGAAAGTTTTTAAATCATTGAATAAGCAGTTGGATTCCTTTGGACTCTTCAGCCATTCTTACTTATCTATTGATGGTAGTAAGTTCAAGGCTGTAAATTCAAAGGATAACAACTTTACTCTCAATAAGCTTGATGATCGTATTGCCCGTCTTGAAGCGCATGAGCGTCAGTACTTGGAGGATTTGGAAAAGAACGACTTCGATGATGAACGTAAGTTTGGCAGGGATGAAACCGAGCTTAATCTGGAGGTGGTTCAGAAGCGTCAGGCGGATTACAAAGAATATCGTAATCAACTGGAGGAAAGTGGAGAGAAACAACTTTCACTCACAGATCCTGATTCTAAGTTGATGAAGTTCAATGACGGTTTTAACGTTGGCTATAATGTACAGACAGCCGTCGAGGCAGACAGTCATCTGATAGCCACCTACAATGTTACCACCAATCCTACTGATCATGGCGAAATTACGGAAACACTGACTGAGGCCAAGAATGATTTGGAACATGAAATAGTAGAAGTTGTTGCCGACAAGGGTTATCAGGATCCAAAAGACATGGCAAACGCTTTGGCTGCAGGAATCATCCCTAATGTAATACAGCGAGATGGCGATGATGTTGCTGAAGTAGAGTTTGAATATGTAGAAGCTACCGTAACAGATGATATGCTAAACAGCAAAAAGCCCGAGAATCTCGAAACTTGCCTTAAGGCTGGCAAAATACCGACTGCCTATGCAGGCATCCTTGACTCTCCCCAAATTGGTGTTCGTAAATCCTACGAATGTACGGCATCAAGTAATATAAAGGAAATGTCTGATGAGGAACTCAAACAGCTTGCGCTGCAAGGCTACTTTGTTAGAGATGCTGCTAAGAATTTAGTGTATTGTCCGCAGGGCTCTATATTACGTCAGAAGTCCTTAAAGAAGGATGGTCGTATCCGTTATTGCAATAAGTTGGCTTGCAAAAAATGCTCGCATAAGTGTACTAAAGCAGCATTTAAAGAAGCAGACTTCAACAAGGATACTCTCGTGATGAAAGCTCAGAATTACAAGGTAGACTCCAGTAATCATCAGGAAGACCAGGAACCTCCTAAGACTAAGATGAAACGAGAAGTTAAAGAACACAAGATTGTGACATACAAACTTCATTTAGACAAGAAGAAGATGGCGCAAAGAATGTGTCTCTCAGAACATCCTTTTGGAACGATGAAGAGAACCTTAGGGGCGTATTATTTTTTATTGAAAACGAAGGTTAAGGTGGAGGCCGAAATGGCCCTCATCTGCCTCTCCTATAACATGCGTAGAGCCATCTCTATGCTTGGCGTTCCACAATTGATCGCAAAGATGGCATAA
- a CDS encoding BT4734/BF3469 family protein — MNIFSINVSVYDGVMDNKGTISSLGDFLFSQERQYEILMLRHLSSKEERDSWKRKLPQATIGGVFQPTRSIQNIQYRSGLICVDMDAKENPAISDWNAVKEQLAVIPQIAYCSLSVSGNGLFAVIPLRYPEKHLLQFRQLQHDFYRMGITIDAACSDITRMRCVSYDAHPIINENAIPYEGIYMEPPKVRRYLSYRNIRENDILSEVAACCKQIEQRGIDITDGYDQWLKVGCSLATLGEDGRDFFHLCSQQSMDYNESKTDKMFSDLLKRNYQNINIGTFFWLCKQNGIQMK, encoded by the coding sequence ATGAACATATTTTCAATAAATGTATCTGTTTATGATGGTGTGATGGATAATAAGGGAACCATCTCCTCTCTTGGAGATTTTCTGTTCTCGCAAGAACGTCAGTATGAGATTCTGATGCTTCGCCATCTGTCAAGCAAAGAAGAGCGTGATAGTTGGAAGCGAAAGTTGCCACAAGCCACGATAGGTGGAGTGTTTCAACCAACGAGGTCTATTCAGAACATCCAATATCGTTCTGGGTTGATATGTGTAGATATGGATGCCAAGGAGAATCCTGCCATATCTGATTGGAATGCAGTGAAGGAGCAACTTGCCGTGATACCTCAGATAGCTTATTGCTCATTGAGTGTTAGTGGCAACGGACTTTTTGCAGTTATTCCCTTGCGCTATCCAGAGAAGCATTTATTGCAATTCCGACAGTTGCAGCACGACTTCTATCGAATGGGGATAACCATAGATGCAGCTTGTAGTGACATCACAAGAATGAGGTGTGTTAGCTATGATGCGCATCCAATTATTAACGAGAATGCCATCCCATACGAAGGCATTTATATGGAGCCGCCAAAAGTGAGGCGGTATTTATCTTATAGGAACATCAGGGAGAACGACATCTTATCTGAAGTTGCTGCTTGTTGCAAGCAAATAGAACAGCGTGGCATTGACATAACAGATGGTTATGACCAATGGCTGAAAGTGGGTTGCTCACTTGCCACGTTGGGTGAGGATGGGCGAGACTTCTTTCATCTGTGTAGTCAACAGAGCATGGACTACAACGAATCGAAGACCGACAAGATGTTCTCGGATCTCTTGAAACGGAATTATCAAAATATCAACATCGGAACATTCTTCTGGCTATGCAAGCAGAATGGAATCCAGATGAAGTGA
- a CDS encoding DUF3987 domain-containing protein produces MLNINQHSLESLPKQLPIYALRWEVQKIIEHYAEVFQCPRDFIISAVFGVVGTMCGRHVTIFDGKYRNHPNLWICHVAPSGSNKSSPIKALMQPMNQEESRRYKEFREKFKEFKRNTDEEEPTLNQLTVSDVTPEGLYKILDGRAESKDGLLLYRDEIKGFIDDMGRYHNSGEVSNYLSIWDGTTFPVTRKTQPPMYIENPFLCIMGGIQPDVFSEAFKRDLAGVGFVQRWLFAYPDEIQKALYSDSILDAKYETAWNEIFEKLLAINDMELTLSNEAKQVYIDYYNETISRTDDADSYLSSMLSKLRIHVLKWCAITHILSCSDNAGGGQYFVLPSSLEITADEMRYSVECMRYFEYCGTRALNLVVGEGQIKKPTKEQLIKDLVSLVGIDKMNITKFAEGIDVSRQYVSKVIKK; encoded by the coding sequence ATGCTCAATATCAATCAACATTCGTTGGAGTCGCTGCCCAAGCAACTGCCAATATATGCCCTTCGATGGGAGGTGCAGAAGATTATCGAGCATTATGCAGAAGTGTTTCAATGTCCTAGGGACTTTATTATTTCTGCGGTGTTTGGTGTTGTTGGCACGATGTGTGGTAGGCATGTGACAATCTTTGATGGGAAGTATCGCAATCATCCCAATCTTTGGATTTGTCATGTTGCTCCAAGTGGTTCCAACAAGAGTTCGCCTATCAAGGCTCTGATGCAACCGATGAATCAAGAAGAAAGCAGACGCTATAAGGAGTTTCGGGAGAAATTCAAGGAATTCAAACGAAACACAGACGAGGAAGAACCGACTTTGAATCAGTTGACGGTTTCAGATGTGACTCCAGAAGGATTGTATAAAATCTTGGATGGCAGAGCGGAATCGAAAGATGGTCTTTTGCTCTATAGGGATGAAATCAAGGGCTTTATAGATGATATGGGACGATACCATAACAGTGGTGAGGTGAGCAATTACTTATCAATATGGGATGGAACCACTTTTCCTGTCACTCGCAAGACTCAGCCACCGATGTATATCGAGAATCCTTTCCTGTGCATCATGGGTGGAATCCAACCCGATGTATTCAGTGAGGCATTCAAGCGAGACTTGGCAGGTGTGGGCTTTGTGCAAAGATGGTTGTTCGCCTATCCCGATGAGATACAGAAGGCTCTTTATTCTGATTCAATATTGGATGCCAAGTATGAAACTGCATGGAATGAAATCTTTGAGAAGTTGTTGGCTATTAATGATATGGAACTTACGTTGAGCAATGAAGCAAAGCAAGTTTATATCGACTACTATAATGAGACAATATCTCGTACAGATGATGCTGATTCCTATTTGTCTTCGATGCTATCCAAGTTGAGAATCCATGTGTTGAAGTGGTGTGCCATTACTCACATCTTATCATGCTCGGATAATGCAGGAGGTGGGCAATACTTTGTTTTGCCAAGTTCTTTGGAGATAACTGCTGATGAGATGCGGTATAGTGTGGAGTGCATGCGCTACTTTGAGTATTGTGGAACCAGGGCTTTGAATCTTGTTGTGGGTGAAGGGCAGATAAAGAAACCTACCAAAGAACAGTTGATTAAGGATTTGGTTTCATTAGTCGGAATAGACAAAATGAATATCACGAAGTTTGCAGAAGGAATAGACGTAAGTCGTCAATATGTGAGCAAGGTGATAAAAAAGTAG
- a CDS encoding helix-turn-helix domain-containing protein — translation MRIQDILATGAPLQLVVDAMDLKELFLNWKEEMVQKPQKEESPLLTPAEVTEKYRVSKVTLWRWDKMGLLAPIKMGRKSFYRQSDIERVFDLNK, via the coding sequence ATGCGTATTCAAGACATTTTAGCTACAGGCGCACCACTACAATTGGTGGTGGATGCGATGGATTTGAAGGAACTCTTCTTGAATTGGAAAGAGGAGATGGTGCAGAAACCTCAGAAGGAAGAGTCGCCTCTGTTGACACCAGCGGAGGTGACGGAGAAGTATCGTGTTTCCAAGGTCACTTTGTGGCGTTGGGACAAGATGGGATTGCTGGCTCCTATCAAGATGGGGCGCAAGTCATTCTATCGTCAGTCAGATATAGAGCGAGTATTTGATCTTAATAAATAG